A genome region from Sphingomonas anseongensis includes the following:
- a CDS encoding 2-dehydro-3-deoxy-6-phosphogalactonate aldolase, whose amino-acid sequence MNPKELFHVYFAQCPLVAIIRGVRPDEAEAIGRALYEGGIRIIEVPLNSPDPMASIRAIAESLGDNALVGAGTVLDPSDVHRVAEAGGQIIVAPNANLDVIRATVDAGLISSPGFFTPSEAFAALEAGAHVLKLFPAEAASPKVMKAIRAVLPKDVTVMAVGGITPDSMGAWREGGADGFGLGGGLYRPGQSPEDSLAKARAYVEALGQ is encoded by the coding sequence ATGAACCCGAAGGAGCTGTTCCACGTCTATTTCGCCCAATGCCCGCTGGTCGCGATCATCCGCGGCGTGCGTCCCGACGAAGCGGAAGCGATCGGCCGAGCGCTTTACGAGGGCGGAATTCGGATCATCGAGGTGCCGCTGAACTCGCCGGATCCGATGGCCAGCATCCGGGCGATCGCCGAGTCGCTGGGCGACAACGCGCTCGTGGGCGCGGGCACCGTGCTCGACCCTTCCGACGTCCATCGAGTCGCCGAAGCGGGCGGGCAGATCATTGTTGCGCCGAACGCGAACCTCGACGTTATCCGCGCGACGGTCGATGCGGGGCTGATCTCATCTCCGGGATTCTTCACGCCGAGCGAAGCTTTCGCAGCGCTCGAAGCCGGCGCTCATGTGCTGAAGCTGTTCCCCGCCGAAGCGGCGTCGCCGAAGGTAATGAAGGCCATCCGCGCAGTCCTTCCAAAGGATGTAACCGTGATGGCGGTGGGCGGCATCACGCCGGACTCCATGGGGGCGTGGCGCGAAGGCGGCGCTGACGGCTTCGGCCTCGGCGGAGGCCTCTACAGGCCCGGGCAGTCGCCGGAGGATAGCCTCGCCAAGGCGCGCGCCTACGTCGAGGCTCTTGGGCAATGA
- a CDS encoding 2-dehydro-3-deoxygalactonokinase — translation MKRWADGFIAVDWGTTNRRAYLIEKGGQSSAEFEDGKGILSVGRGEFEAAIAEIRERLGEWPMLLAGMVGSNRGWVEAPYVPCPASGEDLARALVRIGDDVAIVPGVSLGDGRPDVMRGEEVQLVGAIASGQIPRDCLVCHPGTHNKWVRVRNGRIESFRTVMTGELFSMLKKRSILSDLLARRVTPREAFREGVARGLSGAGITSQLFEVRAGFLLGQIDPADGASRVSGLLIGEDIRVGLAEKPGARVIVMGRPELTSLYSSALEVAGIESESLDGEGAFIAGARNIVEQIQ, via the coding sequence ATGAAGCGCTGGGCAGATGGTTTCATCGCAGTCGATTGGGGGACCACCAATCGCCGTGCCTATTTGATCGAAAAGGGCGGGCAAAGTTCCGCCGAGTTCGAGGACGGCAAGGGCATATTGTCCGTCGGACGCGGCGAGTTCGAAGCCGCGATCGCGGAGATTCGAGAGAGGCTTGGCGAGTGGCCGATGCTGCTTGCCGGGATGGTCGGCTCCAACCGCGGCTGGGTCGAGGCGCCCTATGTTCCCTGTCCGGCGAGCGGCGAAGACCTGGCGCGCGCGCTGGTGCGGATCGGTGACGATGTGGCGATTGTTCCCGGAGTATCGCTTGGCGACGGCCGCCCGGACGTGATGCGCGGGGAGGAAGTGCAGCTTGTCGGCGCAATCGCCTCCGGACAGATTCCGCGCGATTGCCTCGTCTGCCACCCGGGCACGCACAACAAATGGGTGCGCGTCCGCAATGGCCGCATCGAAAGCTTCCGAACGGTGATGACCGGCGAGCTATTCAGCATGCTGAAAAAGCGGAGCATCCTGTCGGACCTCCTCGCCCGCCGGGTTACTCCCCGCGAGGCTTTTAGAGAGGGAGTCGCCCGAGGCCTGTCGGGCGCGGGCATAACGTCGCAGCTATTCGAAGTGCGGGCCGGCTTCCTTCTCGGCCAGATCGATCCCGCCGACGGCGCATCCAGGGTCAGCGGCCTGTTGATCGGCGAAGACATTCGCGTGGGGCTCGCCGAGAAGCCGGGCGCGCGAGTCATCGTGATGGGGCGGCCGGAGCTTACGTCGCTTTACTCATCTGCCCTTGAAGTAGCCGGAATCGAGAGCGAGTCGCTCGACGGCGAAGGCGCATTCATTGCCGGCGCGCGCAACATCGTGGAGCAAATTCAATGA